The Bacteroidota bacterium DNA window TATCAATTGATTTGTCTTTATATCTATCGATATACATATCGGCAACGTCGCTGTGGAGTTCTGTATACTTTCTTCTGATATAATCTTCATAAAAACTTGCCTTATAGAAATTATGATATTGACGTGGAGACATAAATGCGGCACTGCTTAAAAGCACACTTATGATGACCCATAAAGTCATCTGCGACCAGCCATATTTTCCCTTCAGGAAATAAATAATTGAAAAAATTATCCAGCAGATCCAGAAAGTCAATGCAAATCGTAAGGGTGGAATCCAGTATTGTAATTGAGCAAGGACAATTAGAAAAAAGACGGAGAAAATCGTAGATAAAGTGACTTGTAAGGTGTTATTATGATTCTTTGATATCGAACTTCTTATCAGTTCAATTCCTAACAAAACAGTTGCAGGAAAGGTAAGCAGGATGCTAAGCCCGATTCCTGCCTTTTTCAGGATCAATCCAATGATAAATGTGGTTATCTGTACTTTTCTCCTGGCGCTGCGGTTCATTCCTTGCGAAAATAATATTAGTCCCAATGTAAGCGAAATTTATTTCATCTTTTCAACGTTAAAGTTGTTAAGAACAATAACAATGATTCAGAATCTCAGTACAAGCGAGGAGTATTTTTACAAAACTGAAGAAATTGTTTATCAATGAGATTAATCCGAATCAAAGTGGTTTTGTTAGTGATGGTTTTTACATCATTTTGCAAAACTAATTACGCTCAAACACTTCCACCATTTATAACTCCCGAAGCGGAATTGTGGGCTGACTCTGTAATGAAAACGCTTACGCCTGATGAAAGGATCTCTCAGCTCATCATGGTTGCTGCATGGAGTAATAAAGATTCTGTTCACATTAAAGAGATCAGAAAACTGATTCAGGATTGGGGGATAGGCGGACTTTGTTTTTTTCAAGGTGGTCCTGTTCGTGAAGCTTTATTGACGAATGATTATCAGGCATTATCAAAAGTTCCTCTGATGATCGGTATGGATGCAGAATGGGGACTTGCAATGCGGCTCGATAGTACTGTTCGCTTTCCACGACAAATGACATTAGCAGCAATCAAAGACACCGGTTTGATCTATGAAATGGGAAAAGAGATTGCCCGCGAATCTAAGTTGATGGGCATTCATGTGAATTTTGCTCCTGATGCAGATGTAAATAATAATCCATTGAATCCTGTGATCGGTAGCAGATCGTTTGGCGATAATCCTGTTGATGTAACTGAAAAATCTTTGTTATACATGCGTGGTATGCAGGATCAGAATGTTCTTGCTACCGGCAAGCATTTTCCCGGCCATGGTAATGCTGATACCGATTCGCATTTTTCATTACCGTTGATCCTGCAAAACAGAGCTGCACTCGATTCTGTTGAATTGTATCCATTCAGAAGACTGATTGATGCAGGAATTGGAAGTATGATGGTTGCTCACTTGAACGTTCCGGCACTGGACACAACTCCGGGTTTGCCTTCAACATTATCTTCAAGTATCGTAACAGGTCTTTTAAAAAATGAAATGGGATTCAAAGGACTGATCTTTACAGATGCTTTGAATATGAAAGGTGTCAGTTCATTGTATAAACCCGGTGAAGTCGACAAACTTGCATTGTTAAGTGGTAACGATATGCTTCTCTATACTGAAGATGTGCACAAAGCTGTTGATGAAATTCATCTTGCTGTGCAGAATTGTGAGATCACTCAGGAAGAAGTCGATGAACGGACAAAGAAAGTTCTGATGGTAAAATACTGGACAGGTCTTAACAAATTTCAACCTCTTGATACAACTGATCTGTACAATAAGATAAATTCTCCGGAAGCATTACTTCTGCAAAGAAAAATTTATAATCAGACAGTAACAGTACTTGCAAATGAAGATTCGTTGATTCCTTTTCACACAAAAGATACTCTTCGGATCGCTTCTGTTGTTATCGGTGATAAAAAAGACAATACATTTCAACAACAATTGAAAATGTATGCAAATGTTGAATGTTTTGCAGAAGATAAAGATGCACCTTTGTCAATGTATACTGCTTTATTCAGTTACCTGGCAAATTATGATTACATCATTCTGAGTCTGCATGGAACGACTATGAAAGCAGCAACAAACTTTGGCATACCTACTATTGTCTCAAGATTTGTTGACAGTGTTTTGATGACATATAAAACAGTTTTCGTTGACTTTGGAAACAGTTATACGTTAAGCAGATTTCAGAATCTGAAAAAAGCAAAAGCAGTTGTTCTTGGCTATGAAGACTTTTATCTCACACATCAAATCGTAGCTCAATCGATTTTCGGCGGGATAACCAGTACAGGAAAATTACCCGTAAATGTTTTGCCTGAGTTCAGCAGATATCAGGGCTTGAATACAACTTCTCCGATCCGTTTTGAATATTCACTGCCTGAAGCAGCAGGAATGTCATCGAAGAAATTAACTGCAATTGATTCAATAGTTAACGGTGCAATTTCGCTAGGAGCATTTCCGGGATGTCAGGTACTGGTAGCCAGAAAAGGAAAAGTTATTTACAACAAAGCGTTCGGTACAAAGACTTATGGAAGTACTGATACCGTAACAACAACCGATCTCTACGATATAGCATCAATTACAAAGATCGCAGGAACGGCGCTTGCTACAATGAAGTTGTATGATATGAAAAAGCTAAATCTTAATC harbors:
- a CDS encoding serine hydrolase, yielding MRLIRIKVVLLVMVFTSFCKTNYAQTLPPFITPEAELWADSVMKTLTPDERISQLIMVAAWSNKDSVHIKEIRKLIQDWGIGGLCFFQGGPVREALLTNDYQALSKVPLMIGMDAEWGLAMRLDSTVRFPRQMTLAAIKDTGLIYEMGKEIARESKLMGIHVNFAPDADVNNNPLNPVIGSRSFGDNPVDVTEKSLLYMRGMQDQNVLATGKHFPGHGNADTDSHFSLPLILQNRAALDSVELYPFRRLIDAGIGSMMVAHLNVPALDTTPGLPSTLSSSIVTGLLKNEMGFKGLIFTDALNMKGVSSLYKPGEVDKLALLSGNDMLLYTEDVHKAVDEIHLAVQNCEITQEEVDERTKKVLMVKYWTGLNKFQPLDTTDLYNKINSPEALLLQRKIYNQTVTVLANEDSLIPFHTKDTLRIASVVIGDKKDNTFQQQLKMYANVECFAEDKDAPLSMYTALFSYLANYDYIILSLHGTTMKAATNFGIPTIVSRFVDSVLMTYKTVFVDFGNSYTLSRFQNLKKAKAVVLGYEDFYLTHQIVAQSIFGGITSTGKLPVNVLPEFSRYQGLNTTSPIRFEYSLPEAAGMSSKKLTAIDSIVNGAISLGAFPGCQVLVARKGKVIYNKAFGTKTYGSTDTVTTTDLYDIASITKIAGTALATMKLYDMKKLNLNHPLSKYYSKLKSTNKKALLVKEILAHQAGLASWIPFYKQSMKDSTYLDGIYNKFKTDHYSIRVADSLYMNQNYTDSILKWIYTSPVTATGKYVYSDLGPILMKLTTEKITGQPFDQFLYRNFYKPLGLSSLTFKPRDNYNLKTIVPTEDDKVFRKQLIRGDVHDPAAAMMGGVSGNAGLFGTANDLAVIMQLLLNKGSYGGVTYLNPATVDLFTKQQFPHNNNRRGLLFDKPEPDPQKNSPCAKEASLSTFGHQGFTGTCAWADPENELIYIFLSNRVNPDAGNDKMMKLNVRTNIQSAIYQSIIE